Proteins encoded in a region of the Rhodococcus sp. SBT000017 genome:
- a CDS encoding D-alanyl-D-alanine carboxypeptidase family protein: MKRIRVCVAASAVSMVLVGIGCGPALAQPAAEPPAATTTPPFTTPDTDSCPFAASPPPAIDLSEVPAPGSTAPQPLPIPAETVGGDRLAECGAVLPDGAPPLPADISATGFVVADMDSGSVLAAKDPHGRHRPASTIKVLLAIVALDELNLNSQITATAEDADAEGSAVGIGENGVYTNLQLMQGLVMASGNDAAHALSRQLGGDAATVDKMNAKAAELGALDTRTATPSGLDGPGMASSAYDLALIYRAAMRNPTFAQLISTETVQFPGYPKDPTIPEDQDRPGFTLSNDNQLLYNYEGALGGKTGYTDDARQTFVAGAERGGRRLVVTIMKGDVLPIRPWEQAARLLDYGFALDSSRGVGELVEPQSTAAVTSTRAPEATPTLAQPPASASGSSSRQSEMQAQGDTVVRIAIGVIGSIVVIGLLWGARRLSRNR; encoded by the coding sequence ATGAAAAGGATTCGAGTGTGCGTGGCAGCGTCGGCAGTGTCGATGGTTCTCGTCGGCATCGGCTGTGGACCGGCTCTGGCGCAACCCGCCGCCGAGCCACCAGCCGCGACGACGACACCGCCGTTCACGACGCCCGACACCGACAGCTGCCCGTTCGCCGCGTCACCTCCCCCGGCGATCGACCTGTCCGAGGTACCGGCCCCTGGAAGCACTGCACCGCAACCACTCCCGATTCCCGCCGAAACCGTCGGCGGGGATCGGCTCGCCGAGTGTGGAGCGGTGCTGCCGGACGGGGCTCCCCCGTTGCCTGCCGATATCTCGGCCACCGGGTTCGTGGTGGCCGACATGGACTCCGGCTCCGTCCTGGCCGCCAAGGATCCGCACGGGAGGCATCGGCCGGCGAGCACGATCAAGGTGCTACTTGCGATCGTCGCCCTCGACGAGTTGAACTTGAATTCCCAGATCACCGCGACCGCAGAGGACGCCGATGCCGAGGGCAGTGCCGTCGGCATCGGAGAGAACGGTGTCTACACCAATCTCCAATTGATGCAGGGCCTGGTGATGGCATCGGGAAACGATGCAGCGCATGCGTTGTCCAGGCAGTTGGGTGGGGACGCGGCCACCGTGGACAAGATGAATGCCAAGGCCGCAGAACTGGGTGCGCTCGACACTCGCACCGCCACACCGTCCGGTCTCGACGGCCCGGGGATGGCGAGCTCTGCCTACGACCTGGCGTTGATCTACCGCGCGGCCATGCGCAATCCGACCTTTGCGCAACTGATTTCGACCGAGACCGTTCAGTTTCCCGGCTATCCGAAGGACCCCACGATCCCGGAGGACCAAGACCGGCCCGGGTTCACCCTCTCCAACGACAATCAGCTGCTCTACAACTACGAGGGAGCTCTCGGAGGCAAGACCGGGTACACCGACGATGCTCGCCAGACATTCGTCGCAGGAGCAGAACGGGGCGGCAGGCGTCTGGTCGTGACGATCATGAAGGGCGACGTGCTGCCGATCCGGCCGTGGGAGCAAGCGGCACGCCTGTTGGACTACGGGTTCGCGCTCGACTCCAGTCGCGGCGTGGGCGAACTCGTGGAGCCGCAGTCGACGGCCGCGGTGACGAGTACGCGCGCGCCCGAGGCCACTCCGACTCTCGCCCAGCCGCCCGCATCGGCGTCCGGGTCGAGCTCCCGCCAGTCCGAGATGCAGGCCCAAGGCGACACCGTCGTTCGCATAGCGATAGGAGTCATCGGTTCGATCGTGGTGATCGGATTGTTGTGGGGAGCTCGACGGCTTTCGCGCAACCGCTGA
- a CDS encoding DUF6297 family protein produces the protein MATVMTAVPSARVVRSRIRGWTRARRPIDIGAVLAVWGLPVFVATGLLWHLLGRFEPNRAESGNPLAGLLLEVDSLFASGLAIAACGLVMAAVRAVGPVVVDSAEQFWIHSTPLDRSGVLAPRYWASTACGGALGVLIARVATLFGTTAHSWWWFAGMGAAIGASVVGSAVLAQTSRFWEGWYRTFSLGLVCIGVVLCSVSAVHAPVLPAPSIGWPSAVALVFGVAIVWVGRSRVHRLNRSALERGSGLVTSLSVAIATMDTSFVSSRMDSRTWRRVGLVRSRSFSGSRRRMFVDADARRVLRDRRAVRTLVSVVIAVYLCAAVFALPLRPVALLLACCVVGTVCGHGLRDIYSSSAFRAALGGSDRSLRAAHLVVPAVGILVVFGACLPVVFGASLWALLPTPFVALAALYRSASRPPLEYGGLILETPMGQVPVDMLRQLFRGSLVVFACAVVQIAVGIG, from the coding sequence ATGGCGACAGTGATGACGGCCGTTCCCTCGGCACGCGTAGTCCGTAGCCGGATTCGCGGCTGGACACGCGCGAGGAGGCCGATCGACATCGGCGCTGTCCTCGCGGTGTGGGGACTACCGGTGTTCGTAGCGACGGGACTGCTGTGGCACCTTCTCGGGCGCTTCGAGCCCAACCGAGCCGAGTCTGGGAACCCGCTTGCGGGGCTGCTGCTGGAGGTCGACTCACTGTTCGCGTCCGGCCTCGCAATCGCAGCATGCGGCCTGGTCATGGCTGCGGTGCGGGCGGTGGGGCCGGTTGTGGTGGATTCTGCCGAACAGTTCTGGATTCACTCGACCCCGCTCGATCGGTCGGGTGTGCTCGCTCCGCGATACTGGGCTTCGACAGCATGTGGCGGTGCCCTGGGTGTGCTGATCGCGCGAGTGGCAACACTGTTCGGTACGACTGCCCACAGTTGGTGGTGGTTCGCCGGCATGGGAGCAGCGATAGGTGCGAGCGTTGTCGGATCGGCAGTACTGGCGCAGACATCGCGGTTCTGGGAGGGGTGGTACCGGACATTCTCGCTCGGGCTCGTGTGCATCGGCGTCGTCCTCTGTTCGGTGTCCGCCGTCCACGCGCCGGTACTGCCCGCACCCTCCATCGGGTGGCCGTCGGCCGTGGCTCTCGTCTTCGGTGTTGCGATCGTGTGGGTCGGTCGATCCCGCGTGCATCGATTGAATCGGTCTGCGCTGGAACGCGGTTCGGGGTTGGTGACCTCTCTGTCGGTGGCGATCGCGACAATGGATACATCGTTCGTTTCTTCCCGAATGGACTCGCGCACTTGGCGTCGTGTGGGACTGGTTCGGTCTCGGTCGTTTTCGGGTTCGCGTCGGCGAATGTTCGTGGACGCCGATGCTCGACGCGTACTTCGCGACCGGCGCGCGGTGCGCACTCTGGTCTCGGTCGTCATCGCGGTCTACCTGTGCGCGGCGGTATTCGCGCTGCCCCTGCGTCCGGTTGCGCTGTTGCTCGCATGTTGCGTCGTAGGCACCGTATGCGGTCACGGGCTACGAGATATCTACTCGTCCAGTGCGTTTCGTGCAGCTCTCGGAGGATCCGATCGCAGTCTGCGGGCAGCGCATCTTGTGGTGCCTGCAGTCGGAATCCTCGTTGTATTCGGTGCCTGCCTACCGGTCGTGTTCGGTGCGTCGCTGTGGGCATTGCTGCCGACCCCGTTCGTAGCGCTCGCTGCTCTGTATCGATCGGCGTCGCGTCCGCCGCTCGAATACGGAGGGCTGATACTGGAGACGCCGATGGGGCAGGTGCCGGTTGACATGCTTCGGCAATTGTTTCGCGGTTCACTTGTCGTATTCGCGTGTGCGGTGGTGCAGATAGCAGTGGGTATCGGATGA
- the trpS gene encoding tryptophan--tRNA ligase, giving the protein MSSSDSIDTPQGPPRRVLSGIQPTADSFHLGNYLGAVRNWVELQDEFDAFYFIPDLHAITVPQDPKELRRRTRVAAAQLLAVGIDPEKSTLFVQSQVPEHAQLAWVLNCITGFGEAARMTQFKDKSAKQGRDHTSVGLFTYPILQAADILLYRPNLVPVGEDQRQHLELTRDLAQRFNTRFKKTFVVPDAHIIKGTAKIFDLQDPTAKMSKSSSNPAGIVNILDDPKVSAKKIRSAVTDNERDILFDPENKAGVSNLLVIQSALSGASIDDLVAGYAGKGYGDLKSDTADVLTEFVVPLRERMDGFMADVAELDRILAAGADRAREVASRTLAQVYDRVGFLPPGA; this is encoded by the coding sequence ATGTCTTCTTCCGACTCCATCGACACTCCGCAGGGTCCGCCTCGGCGGGTGCTCTCCGGCATCCAACCGACTGCCGATTCTTTCCATCTCGGTAACTACCTGGGTGCGGTGCGGAACTGGGTGGAGTTGCAGGACGAGTTCGACGCGTTCTACTTCATCCCGGACCTGCATGCCATCACCGTTCCTCAGGATCCCAAGGAGCTTCGGCGCCGCACCCGAGTGGCCGCAGCGCAGTTGCTTGCGGTGGGAATCGATCCGGAGAAGTCGACGCTGTTCGTGCAGAGTCAGGTGCCCGAGCATGCGCAGTTGGCGTGGGTTCTGAACTGCATCACCGGATTCGGCGAAGCTGCGCGGATGACGCAGTTCAAGGACAAGTCCGCCAAGCAGGGTCGCGATCACACCAGCGTCGGACTGTTCACCTACCCGATTCTGCAGGCCGCCGATATCCTGCTCTATCGGCCGAATCTGGTGCCCGTGGGCGAGGATCAGCGCCAACACCTGGAGTTGACTCGCGATCTGGCGCAGCGTTTCAACACCCGGTTCAAGAAGACGTTCGTCGTGCCCGATGCGCACATCATCAAGGGCACCGCGAAGATCTTCGATCTGCAGGATCCCACCGCGAAGATGAGCAAGTCCTCGTCGAATCCGGCGGGCATCGTCAACATCCTCGACGATCCGAAGGTGTCGGCGAAGAAGATTCGTTCGGCAGTGACGGACAACGAGCGCGACATCCTGTTCGATCCGGAGAACAAGGCGGGCGTCAGCAACCTGCTGGTGATTCAGTCTGCGCTCTCGGGCGCGAGTATCGACGACCTCGTCGCTGGGTATGCGGGCAAGGGATACGGCGACCTCAAGTCCGACACCGCCGACGTTCTGACCGAGTTCGTCGTTCCGCTACGGGAGCGGATGGACGGGTTCATGGCCGACGTGGCCGAACTCGATCGCATCCTCGCGGCCGGTGCGGATCGAGCCAGGGAAGTGGCGAGCCGAACGCTCGCTCAGGTCTACGACAGGGTGGGTTTCCTGCCGCCGGGTGCATAG
- a CDS encoding cell wall metabolism sensor histidine kinase WalK encodes MRTRLLALRPTSARSRIFSWVLLLVLASLAAVTVTTWLLMIRATDNRMRESLRTEIAEFTTLTDAGVDPGTGAPFDDIDDVLRVVITYNLARPNEKFLGYVDGAFAVQSRQQAPVRLSDDTGFTAEVGSVTAPVEGSYSSAAGEVVYLAVPVSLAGDPVPGVVVAAYFADQERASADETATLMLVVGSVTSVLAAVGAWFVAGRIMSPIRHITATARTITETDLSGRITDARTTGRGDDIGDLIDTLNSMLDRIESGAASQRRFLDDAGHELRTPITIVRGHLDVLDHGDPADVRDTVALVDDELDRMNRLVADLLLLTRADQTSFVTPVDTDVDALTRSVFDKVTTLADREWVLEASATVHAPLDAQRLTQALLALADNATHHTMPGSRVGIGSQLSDGDIRFWVTDSGPGIERDEQERIFERFARGRNGTRRTEGAGLGLSIVTAIAQAHRGRVSVGSAPGHGATFTITIPLTDSPPPQKDRRWPAS; translated from the coding sequence ATGCGGACGCGACTGCTCGCCCTGCGCCCGACGAGCGCTCGGAGCCGCATCTTCTCGTGGGTGCTGCTGCTGGTGCTGGCATCTCTCGCGGCCGTCACCGTCACCACCTGGCTGCTCATGATCCGCGCGACCGACAATCGCATGCGCGAATCGCTGCGCACCGAGATCGCCGAGTTCACCACTCTCACCGACGCAGGCGTCGATCCGGGAACCGGCGCACCGTTCGACGACATCGACGACGTCCTCCGCGTGGTGATCACCTACAACCTCGCCCGCCCCAACGAGAAGTTCCTGGGTTACGTGGACGGCGCGTTCGCCGTACAGAGCAGGCAGCAGGCGCCGGTACGACTGTCCGACGACACCGGCTTCACCGCCGAGGTCGGCTCCGTCACCGCACCGGTCGAAGGTTCGTATTCGAGCGCGGCAGGCGAAGTGGTGTATCTCGCGGTGCCGGTCTCGCTGGCAGGCGACCCGGTGCCGGGCGTCGTGGTCGCCGCGTACTTCGCCGATCAGGAACGCGCCTCGGCCGACGAGACCGCGACCCTGATGCTCGTCGTCGGCAGCGTCACCTCGGTGCTGGCGGCAGTAGGGGCGTGGTTCGTCGCGGGACGCATCATGTCGCCGATCAGACACATCACAGCCACCGCCAGAACGATCACCGAAACCGACCTGTCCGGCCGAATCACCGACGCCAGAACGACCGGTCGAGGCGACGACATCGGAGACCTGATCGACACACTGAACTCGATGCTCGACCGAATCGAGTCCGGCGCGGCGAGTCAGCGCCGATTCCTCGACGACGCCGGCCACGAGCTCCGCACTCCCATCACCATCGTCCGAGGTCACCTCGATGTTCTCGACCACGGCGACCCCGCCGACGTTCGAGACACCGTCGCGCTCGTCGACGACGAACTGGATCGGATGAACCGACTCGTCGCCGATCTGTTGCTGCTCACCCGGGCCGACCAGACGAGCTTCGTCACGCCGGTGGACACCGATGTCGACGCGCTCACTCGAAGCGTGTTCGACAAGGTGACCACCCTCGCCGACCGGGAATGGGTACTGGAGGCGAGCGCAACCGTCCATGCGCCGCTCGACGCGCAACGACTGACCCAGGCACTGTTGGCGTTGGCGGACAACGCAACTCACCACACGATGCCCGGCAGTCGCGTCGGCATCGGATCGCAACTGTCCGACGGCGACATCCGGTTCTGGGTCACCGACTCGGGTCCGGGAATCGAGCGCGACGAGCAGGAACGAATCTTCGAGCGCTTCGCCCGCGGTCGCAACGGAACCCGACGCACCGAGGGCGCGGGGCTCGGATTGTCCATCGTCACCGCCATCGCACAGGCCCACCGTGGGCGGGTGAGTGTCGGCAGCGCCCCGGGGCACGGGGCCACCTTCACCATCACGATTCCACTGACCGATTCCCCTCCCCCGCAGAAGGATCGACGATGGCCCGCATCCTGA
- a CDS encoding response regulator transcription factor: MARILIAEDEPRIASFVHKGLRASGFSTTTVSDGRSAYEHARSGDFDLVVLDIGLPIMDGFEVLQRLRGEQCEIPVIVLTARDSVQDVVSGLETGADDYMAKPFRFEELLARIRVRLGTKRTVDTNQLAVADLTLDLRTRRAVVGDRTVDLSAREFALAETFMRHPGQVLSREQLLSQVWGYDFDPGSNVVDVYVRYLRAKFGAARIETVRGMGYRLSET; this comes from the coding sequence ATGGCCCGCATCCTGATCGCCGAAGACGAACCCCGCATCGCCTCGTTCGTTCACAAGGGGCTCAGAGCGAGCGGTTTCAGCACGACGACCGTCTCCGACGGCAGATCCGCATACGAACATGCCCGCAGCGGTGACTTCGATCTGGTGGTACTCGACATCGGTCTGCCGATCATGGACGGCTTCGAGGTACTGCAGCGACTGCGCGGAGAGCAGTGCGAGATACCGGTGATCGTGTTGACCGCACGCGACAGCGTCCAGGACGTGGTGTCCGGTCTCGAAACCGGTGCCGACGACTACATGGCCAAGCCGTTCCGATTCGAGGAACTGCTGGCGCGCATCCGAGTTCGACTGGGCACCAAACGAACCGTCGACACCAACCAGCTCGCGGTCGCCGACCTCACCCTCGACCTGCGTACCCGACGAGCTGTGGTGGGAGACCGCACCGTCGACCTGTCGGCCCGTGAGTTCGCCCTGGCCGAGACCTTCATGCGCCACCCCGGTCAGGTCCTCTCGCGAGAGCAACTCCTGTCGCAGGTGTGGGGCTACGACTTCGACCCGGGCTCCAATGTCGTCGATGTCTACGTCCGCTACCTTCGGGCGAAATTCGGTGCCGCACGAATCGAGACCGTTCGCGGAATGGGATACCGACTGTCCGAGACATGA
- a CDS encoding sugar ABC transporter substrate-binding protein, with protein MRFRQQRGPIAVGAVCAVAALTVAACSSTGGAPRSSDDGSNAGVADTPSATIAMITHEVPGDTFWDLVRKGAEAAAAKDNIELRYSADPEAPNQANLVQSAIDSKVDGIAVTLAKPDAMAPSVEAATAAGIPVVAFNSGYDSWKDMGVQQYFGQDETIAGQAAGARLTEDGARKTLCIIQEQGAVALEARCAGVTEGFGGTTEILNVNSKDMPSVESTITAKLQQDPSIDHVIALAAPIALTAVQSKNNAGSDATIVTFDTNAALVDAIESGDVAWAIDQQPYLQGYLAIDSLWLYLNNGNTIGGGTPVLTGPAFIDSTNIDAVAEYARNGTR; from the coding sequence ATGAGGTTTCGGCAACAGCGCGGGCCGATCGCGGTCGGCGCGGTCTGTGCGGTCGCGGCACTGACTGTCGCTGCCTGTTCGAGTACCGGTGGTGCTCCTCGATCGTCCGACGACGGAAGCAACGCGGGTGTCGCCGACACGCCGTCGGCGACGATCGCGATGATCACGCACGAGGTTCCCGGCGACACCTTCTGGGATCTGGTTCGCAAGGGTGCCGAGGCCGCTGCGGCCAAGGACAACATCGAACTGCGCTACTCCGCAGATCCCGAAGCGCCCAACCAGGCCAACCTCGTCCAGAGTGCGATCGACTCGAAGGTCGACGGTATCGCGGTCACGCTGGCCAAACCCGACGCGATGGCACCCTCCGTCGAGGCTGCGACCGCCGCGGGCATCCCGGTCGTCGCGTTCAATTCCGGTTACGACTCCTGGAAGGACATGGGAGTCCAGCAGTACTTCGGCCAGGACGAGACCATCGCCGGACAGGCTGCCGGGGCTCGGCTCACCGAGGACGGTGCACGCAAGACCCTGTGCATCATCCAGGAGCAGGGTGCCGTGGCACTCGAGGCTCGCTGTGCCGGCGTGACGGAGGGCTTCGGAGGCACCACCGAGATCCTCAACGTCAACAGCAAGGACATGCCGTCCGTCGAGTCGACCATCACCGCCAAGCTGCAGCAGGACCCGAGCATCGACCATGTCATCGCGCTCGCTGCTCCGATCGCCTTGACGGCGGTGCAGTCCAAGAACAATGCGGGCAGCGACGCCACGATCGTCACGTTCGACACCAACGCCGCACTCGTCGACGCGATCGAGTCGGGTGACGTGGCGTGGGCCATCGATCAGCAGCCCTACCTGCAGGGCTACCTGGCCATCGACTCGCTGTGGCTCTACCTCAACAACGGCAACACGATCGGTGGCGGCACCCCGGTGCTGACCGGGCCCGCGTTCATCGATTCGACCAACATCGACGCGGTCGCCGAGTACGCCCGTAACGGCACACGCTGA
- a CDS encoding ABC transporter permease, which translates to MSPQADPALSEHTVMADERVKKRKPLQRLLIRPEVGALFGAVAIFVFFCIVAPPFRSPEALATVLYASSTIGIMAIGVSLLMIGGEFDLSTGVAVTFSSIMASMLAYNLHLNVWTGSVLALVLALAVGFLNGYLVMTTRIPSFLITLASFLMLTGINLAVTKLVTGQVATPSISDMEGFDSAKAVFSSSFSLLGVSVRITVVWWIVFTLAATWVLMKTRIGNWIFAVGGNQESARAVGVPVTRVKIGLFMFVGFCAWFVGMHLLFAFDTVQSGQGVGNEFLYIIAAVIGGCLLTGGYGTAVGAFIGAFIFGMTNQGIVYAGWNPDWFKFFLGAMLLFAVIANSSFRNYAAKR; encoded by the coding sequence ATGTCCCCACAGGCCGATCCGGCTCTGTCCGAACACACCGTGATGGCAGATGAGCGGGTCAAGAAGCGGAAACCGTTGCAGCGGTTGCTGATTCGGCCGGAGGTCGGGGCGCTGTTCGGCGCGGTCGCCATATTCGTCTTCTTCTGCATCGTGGCACCGCCGTTTCGATCGCCCGAAGCCCTCGCCACCGTGCTGTACGCATCCTCGACCATCGGCATCATGGCGATCGGTGTTTCCCTTTTGATGATCGGCGGAGAATTCGACCTCTCCACCGGGGTTGCGGTGACGTTCTCCTCGATCATGGCCTCCATGCTGGCCTACAACCTGCACCTGAACGTCTGGACCGGCTCGGTGCTGGCGCTGGTGCTGGCACTGGCGGTCGGGTTTCTCAACGGATACCTGGTGATGACGACCAGGATTCCGTCGTTCCTGATCACGTTGGCGTCGTTCCTCATGCTCACCGGCATCAATCTCGCCGTCACCAAGCTCGTCACCGGCCAGGTGGCCACCCCGTCCATCTCGGACATGGAGGGGTTCGATTCGGCCAAGGCAGTGTTCTCGTCCTCGTTCTCGCTGCTGGGGGTCTCGGTCCGCATCACCGTCGTGTGGTGGATCGTGTTCACCCTCGCCGCGACCTGGGTGCTGATGAAGACCCGGATCGGCAACTGGATCTTCGCTGTCGGCGGCAACCAGGAATCGGCGCGTGCGGTCGGGGTGCCGGTCACTCGGGTCAAGATCGGCTTGTTCATGTTCGTCGGCTTCTGCGCCTGGTTCGTCGGCATGCACCTGCTGTTCGCGTTCGACACCGTGCAGTCCGGCCAAGGCGTGGGCAACGAATTCCTCTATATCATCGCCGCGGTCATCGGCGGATGCCTGCTCACCGGTGGATACGGCACGGCTGTCGGTGCCTTCATCGGAGCGTTCATCTTCGGCATGACCAACCAGGGCATCGTCTACGCAGGCTGGAACCCGGACTGGTTCAAGTTCTTCCTCGGTGCGATGCTGCTGTTCGCAGTGATCGCGAACAGCTCCTTCCGCAACTACGCGGCGAAAAGGTGA
- a CDS encoding ABC transporter ATP-binding protein — protein sequence MLVINDATRRFGSLTVFSDISFVVPEGSVCALVGANGAGKTTLLRCVVGADDLDSGTITLFGNAVDEAAPDFRGRVASVLDDPGTFPHLSVSEHLQLVAAAHGVADPASAAERVIEGLGLGHVVDQLPVTLSSGQKRRLALGSAFVRPRDVLVLDEPEQRLDAEGKRWLAQAIVREKQAGCIVLMASHDPDLVEQVADTSVDGDRWRQ from the coding sequence ATGCTCGTCATCAACGACGCCACCAGGCGTTTCGGTTCGCTGACCGTCTTCAGCGACATCTCGTTCGTCGTACCGGAGGGATCGGTGTGTGCGCTCGTAGGTGCAAACGGTGCCGGAAAGACGACCCTGCTCCGATGCGTCGTCGGAGCAGACGATCTCGATTCCGGCACCATCACACTTTTCGGGAATGCTGTCGACGAAGCCGCGCCCGATTTCCGTGGGCGCGTGGCATCGGTCCTGGACGATCCGGGGACGTTCCCGCATCTGTCGGTGAGTGAACATCTGCAACTCGTTGCTGCGGCCCACGGAGTCGCCGACCCTGCGAGTGCAGCAGAGCGGGTGATCGAGGGACTGGGGCTCGGCCACGTCGTCGATCAGCTACCAGTCACGCTGTCCAGCGGTCAGAAGCGAAGGCTGGCATTGGGTTCGGCGTTCGTGCGACCGCGAGACGTACTGGTGCTCGACGAACCCGAGCAGCGGTTGGACGCCGAAGGCAAGCGCTGGTTGGCTCAGGCCATCGTGCGCGAGAAGCAGGCCGGCTGCATTGTCCTGATGGCATCTCACGACCCGGATCTCGTCGAGCAGGTAGCCGACACGAGCGTGGACGGTGACCGATGGCGACAGTGA
- a CDS encoding exodeoxyribonuclease III, whose product MLAWLEATDADVICLQETRANDGELTKALAPALDGGWHLASAEPSAKGRNGVALLSKAAPDAIRTGIGAVEFADSGRYIEGDFGDVTVASLYLPSGEVGTERQDEKERFMAAFAKYLAKTAKAAKSDDRDVVVCGDWNIAHTEADLKAWKTNRKNSGFLPEEREWVTRLLADKAPWTDVVRALYPGVEGPYSWWSYRGKAFDNDAGWRIDYQLATSDLAERAKEAITERAEAYDQRWSDHAPVTVRYR is encoded by the coding sequence ATGCTGGCGTGGCTCGAGGCCACCGATGCCGACGTCATCTGCCTGCAGGAAACCCGCGCCAACGACGGGGAACTGACCAAGGCGCTGGCCCCGGCCCTCGATGGGGGCTGGCACCTGGCCTCGGCCGAGCCGTCCGCGAAAGGACGCAACGGGGTGGCCTTGCTGTCGAAGGCGGCTCCCGATGCGATTCGCACCGGCATCGGGGCCGTCGAGTTCGCCGATTCAGGTCGCTACATCGAAGGTGACTTCGGCGACGTCACCGTCGCCAGCCTGTATCTGCCGTCGGGCGAGGTGGGTACCGAGCGTCAGGACGAGAAGGAACGCTTCATGGCGGCGTTCGCGAAGTATCTGGCCAAGACGGCCAAGGCCGCGAAGTCCGACGATCGCGACGTGGTGGTGTGCGGAGATTGGAACATCGCCCACACCGAGGCCGATCTCAAGGCATGGAAGACCAACCGCAAGAACTCCGGCTTCCTGCCCGAGGAACGCGAGTGGGTGACGCGGTTGCTCGCCGACAAGGCCCCCTGGACCGACGTCGTACGGGCGCTGTACCCGGGCGTCGAAGGTCCGTACAGCTGGTGGTCCTATCGCGGCAAGGCCTTCGACAACGACGCCGGCTGGCGGATCGACTATCAGTTGGCCACCAGTGATCTGGCCGAGCGCGCCAAGGAAGCGATCACCGAGCGGGCCGAGGCGTACGACCAGCGATGGTCCGATCACGCTCCGGTGACAGTGCGTTACCGCTAG
- a CDS encoding DUF6412 domain-containing protein has translation MATALGVVAVLLVVFAVVDAQPAAQIAMFGALVAASLVVLGAPSDLAVIAPLSSCAAGADGRRLRGSFRRQQQPDAPGRPMPRAPGPVCGPDRWLEFS, from the coding sequence GTGGCCACTGCGCTCGGCGTCGTCGCCGTCCTGCTCGTCGTCTTCGCCGTCGTCGACGCCCAACCCGCCGCACAGATAGCGATGTTCGGTGCGCTGGTCGCGGCGTCCCTGGTCGTCCTCGGTGCGCCGTCCGACCTCGCCGTGATCGCACCGCTGTCGTCGTGCGCTGCCGGCGCGGACGGGCGGCGACTTCGGGGATCATTCCGCAGGCAACAGCAACCCGATGCGCCAGGTCGCCCCATGCCCAGAGCGCCCGGCCCGGTCTGTGGACCGGACCGGTGGCTCGAGTTCTCCTGA
- the yhjD gene encoding inner membrane protein YhjD encodes MPDFKAILDDRRNRWPWLDHTVVAAQRYQGQKGDYYAAGMTYFSVLALFPLLMVAFAIAGFVLVNQPEWLAEIQSQIAENVPGSFGETINSLIQTAIESRTSVGIIGLLGALYAGLGWIANLREALTAMWESQHEQGGFLATKAKDFAALLGLGTALVLSLALSALAGGDLMRSILEWANLDSVPGVGIALRVFSILLALAGTWALFTWVISRLPREPVSWRSAAKGALLAAVGFEIFKQLGAIYLGSVTSGPAGVVFGPIIGLLVFVFTTSRLVLFSTSFAATTRESLAEAHVPAPEPAVINTRVEVSEGPGVTGGLALVGAGALAALGLAGLRNRRR; translated from the coding sequence ATGCCCGATTTCAAGGCGATCCTCGACGACCGGCGTAACCGGTGGCCCTGGCTCGATCACACTGTTGTTGCTGCGCAGCGCTATCAGGGTCAGAAGGGCGACTACTACGCGGCAGGCATGACGTACTTCAGTGTGCTGGCCTTGTTCCCGCTGCTGATGGTCGCGTTCGCGATCGCCGGGTTCGTGCTGGTGAATCAGCCCGAGTGGCTTGCCGAGATCCAGTCGCAGATTGCCGAGAACGTGCCGGGCAGCTTCGGTGAGACGATCAACTCGCTGATCCAGACGGCCATCGAGTCTCGGACGAGCGTCGGCATCATCGGTCTGCTCGGTGCCTTGTATGCAGGTCTCGGTTGGATCGCCAACCTGCGGGAGGCACTGACCGCCATGTGGGAGAGCCAGCACGAGCAGGGGGGCTTTCTGGCCACCAAGGCCAAGGATTTCGCCGCGCTGCTCGGGCTGGGGACCGCGCTGGTGCTGTCGTTGGCGTTGTCGGCGCTCGCCGGTGGTGACCTGATGCGCAGCATTCTCGAGTGGGCCAATCTCGATTCAGTCCCAGGAGTGGGCATCGCCCTGCGCGTCTTCTCGATTCTGCTCGCGCTGGCGGGCACCTGGGCGTTGTTCACCTGGGTGATCTCGCGTCTGCCGCGCGAGCCGGTCTCGTGGCGCAGCGCAGCCAAAGGCGCTCTGCTCGCTGCCGTCGGTTTCGAGATCTTCAAGCAGCTCGGTGCCATCTATCTGGGATCGGTGACGAGCGGCCCGGCAGGCGTGGTCTTCGGACCCATCATCGGTCTGCTGGTATTCGTCTTCACGACGTCACGGCTGGTGCTGTTCTCCACATCGTTTGCCGCGACGACTCGCGAGAGCTTGGCCGAAGCTCATGTACCGGCCCCGGAGCCGGCGGTGATCAACACGAGGGTCGAGGTCAGCGAAGGACCGGGCGTGACGGGGGGTCTGGCGCTGGTGGGTGCCGGTGCCCTCGCCGCTCTCGGCCTCGCGGGACTGCGCAACAGACGTCGCTAG